A genomic window from Archaeoglobus profundus DSM 5631 includes:
- a CDS encoding glycosyltransferase family 4 protein, whose product MKIAYVYDAVYPWIKGGVERRIYEIGRRLVSKGYDVHWFGIGWWGNKEHDLDGIKLHPVCKPQRLYVGRRRSIKEAVVFALNLLTKLFKYDLDVIDCQVFPYFPTFSSNLYTLIRQRRLILTWHEVWQDYWYEYLGLKGFFGKVVENLTARIKCDVIAVSERTLRDLILIGVNNAKLIPNGIDFEKIRQIEPASLESDIIFAGRLIRDKNVNLLLEAVRILKDEIRDLTCLIIGDGPEKDRLCKLALELDLDKNVRFLNFLEYDTLISLMKSSKVFVLPSTREGFGVTALEANACGLPVVTVRHRRNAVTELVRRGCGILCDLNAKDLAEKITIAIEKRKRIKRRCVECARQYDWNRIVKLIVDLYEGKCYSPDEG is encoded by the coding sequence ATGAAAATAGCTTACGTATATGATGCTGTGTATCCGTGGATAAAAGGAGGTGTAGAGAGGAGAATATACGAAATCGGCAGGAGATTGGTGAGTAAGGGTTACGATGTTCACTGGTTTGGAATCGGTTGGTGGGGAAATAAAGAGCACGATTTAGACGGTATTAAGCTCCATCCCGTCTGCAAACCACAAAGACTTTACGTTGGCAGAAGAAGGAGCATTAAGGAAGCTGTAGTCTTCGCTCTAAATTTACTGACCAAGTTGTTTAAATACGATTTAGATGTGATAGATTGCCAAGTTTTTCCGTATTTTCCGACGTTTTCGTCGAATCTTTACACGTTGATTAGGCAAAGAAGGTTGATACTAACATGGCACGAGGTTTGGCAGGATTACTGGTACGAATATTTGGGACTTAAAGGTTTCTTCGGTAAAGTCGTCGAAAACTTAACTGCAAGAATTAAGTGTGATGTCATAGCGGTTTCCGAAAGAACGCTACGAGACCTAATTCTAATCGGAGTTAACAACGCTAAACTCATACCGAACGGTATAGACTTCGAAAAAATAAGGCAAATCGAACCAGCATCTCTGGAATCCGACATAATATTTGCTGGGAGGTTAATCAGAGACAAAAACGTCAATCTGTTACTCGAAGCGGTAAGAATTCTCAAGGACGAAATACGTGATTTAACCTGTCTGATCATTGGTGATGGTCCTGAAAAAGACAGACTCTGTAAGCTCGCACTCGAATTGGATTTAGACAAAAACGTCCGTTTTCTCAACTTTTTAGAATACGACACCTTAATATCTTTGATGAAATCTTCTAAGGTTTTCGTTTTACCATCTACGAGGGAAGGGTTCGGTGTAACTGCCTTAGAGGCTAACGCATGTGGATTACCAGTCGTAACTGTAAGACATCGGAGAAATGCTGTAACTGAGTTAGTTAGAAGGGGATGCGGAATACTATGTGATCTAAACGCTAAAGACTTAGCTGAAAAGATAACAATCGCAATCGAGAAGAGGAAACGTATAAAAAGGAGATGCGTAGAGTGTGCAAGACAATACGACTGGAACAGAATTGTGAAGCTAATCGTAGATTTGTATGAGGGTAAGTGTTATTCTCCCGACGAAGGATGA
- a CDS encoding glucose-1-phosphate thymidylyltransferase — translation MKALILSGGHGTRLRPLTYSQQKQLIPVANKPVLFYAIEDVIEAGIKDIGIIVGPNRDQVIETVKSVDWDANIEFIYQGDPLGLAHAILVAEEFLDDEEFVMYLGDNILKDGIVEHARRFKELNPDSLILLTEVDEPQRFGVAELDENGKVKRLIEKPKVPPSNYALVGIYFFKPIIIEACKNIKPSWRNELEITDAIQWLIDKGYRVEASIVKGWWKDTGKPEDILEANRLVLDEIESEIKGSLDNSKVIGRVVIKEGSIIKNSTVKGPCIIGKNCEVVDSYIGPYTSVGNNCKVIGTEIEDSVIMEGSKIINAGRIIESLIGRGVTIQKGDSKPTGQRFVVGDNSNIVL, via the coding sequence ATGAAAGCACTGATACTATCTGGCGGACATGGAACAAGACTAAGACCGCTCACCTATTCTCAGCAGAAGCAGTTAATTCCAGTCGCTAACAAGCCCGTGCTTTTTTATGCAATTGAAGACGTAATTGAAGCCGGGATAAAGGATATAGGTATAATTGTTGGCCCAAATAGGGATCAGGTTATCGAGACCGTTAAGTCTGTCGACTGGGATGCAAACATCGAATTCATATATCAGGGTGATCCATTAGGATTGGCTCATGCAATACTTGTCGCTGAAGAGTTTTTGGACGATGAAGAGTTTGTAATGTATTTAGGTGACAACATTCTCAAGGATGGTATTGTTGAACACGCTCGAAGATTTAAGGAGTTAAATCCAGATTCTCTCATACTGCTCACAGAAGTTGACGAACCACAACGTTTTGGTGTCGCTGAATTAGATGAGAACGGTAAGGTTAAGAGGTTGATAGAAAAGCCAAAAGTTCCACCTTCGAACTATGCGTTAGTGGGAATATACTTCTTTAAGCCCATAATAATCGAAGCTTGTAAGAATATTAAACCTTCATGGCGTAACGAGCTTGAGATTACGGATGCAATTCAATGGCTGATTGATAAAGGTTATAGAGTTGAAGCATCGATAGTTAAGGGATGGTGGAAAGACACTGGAAAGCCGGAGGACATTCTTGAGGCTAATAGGTTGGTTTTAGATGAGATCGAGTCGGAGATTAAAGGAAGCTTAGACAACTCTAAAGTTATCGGGAGAGTTGTAATTAAAGAAGGGAGTATCATCAAGAACTCAACAGTTAAAGGGCCATGCATCATTGGAAAGAATTGCGAGGTAGTTGACTCTTACATAGGACCTTACACGTCCGTTGGTAACAACTGTAAGGTTATTGGAACGGAAATAGAGGACAGCGTGATAATGGAGGGTAGCAAAATAATAAACGCTGGGAGGATAATAGAGAGCTTGATCGGTAGGGGTGTAACGATTCAGAAGGGAGATTCAAAACCGACGGGACAGAGGTTTGTAGTCGGAGACAACTCTAACATAGTGTTGTGA
- a CDS encoding AbrB/MazE/SpoVT family DNA-binding domain-containing protein, which translates to MASDMEVIKELDRQGRLVLPKEWREKYAKDGRIVLRVEGDKITIRPYKLVDLTKFFDKIEVDLKSDLSDWKSVRRELLEVR; encoded by the coding sequence ATGGCATCTGATATGGAAGTAATTAAGGAACTGGATAGACAGGGTAGATTGGTGTTGCCGAAGGAGTGGAGGGAAAAGTATGCAAAGGACGGAAGGATAGTTCTGAGAGTTGAGGGGGATAAGATCACTATAAGGCCGTATAAACTGGTAGATCTTACCAAATTCTTCGACAAGATTGAAGTTGATTTGAAATCGGATCTATCCGATTGGAAATCCGTAAGGAGGGAGTTGCTTGAGGTTCGTTGA
- a CDS encoding type II toxin-antitoxin system VapC family toxin, with the protein MRFVDASVFVHAFIKPKRKLKPHEVKIKESAKEIVKRINEGEEVGITVVQIAEIANLLESYLPLNEALKIEEFLLVAGNVKVFDVTKKDCLNALKIAKKKNVGLSDAIAYVIMMKKGVKEIYSFDKDFDNLNVKRITE; encoded by the coding sequence TTGAGGTTCGTTGATGCGAGCGTATTCGTTCACGCCTTCATAAAACCGAAAAGAAAGTTGAAACCTCACGAGGTAAAGATAAAGGAGTCGGCCAAGGAGATTGTTAAGAGGATAAACGAAGGTGAGGAGGTTGGCATTACGGTCGTTCAAATTGCTGAGATAGCAAATCTGCTTGAGAGCTATCTACCGCTGAATGAAGCTCTGAAGATTGAGGAATTCCTGCTTGTTGCTGGAAATGTTAAGGTGTTCGACGTTACAAAGAAGGATTGCCTGAACGCTTTGAAGATTGCAAAAAAGAAGAATGTGGGATTAAGTGATGCTATAGCTTACGTTATCATGATGAAGAAGGGTGTGAAGGAGATATATTCGTTTGATAAGGATTTTGACAACTTAAACGTTAAAAGAATCACGGAGTGA
- the rfbD gene encoding dTDP-4-dehydrorhamnose reductase, producing MKVFITGGSGLLGSKVAEIALERGYNVYSGYNSHKPEFGEPVKFDLADPNSIVKVIDDVRPDVIIHSAALTDVDRCETEKELAYKINVEGTKIVAEMARKLGAFLVYISTDYVFDGERGMYKEEDETNPINYYGYTKLLGEKYCQDFCIARTCVIYGARPASGKANFALWLINKLEKGECVKIITDQFITPTLNTNLAKMLLEIAERGLKEVFHLAGITRVSRFEFAKEIAREFGLDESLIVPSKMDEMNWIAKRPRDSSLDVSKAARYLNEKPYDLKKALKVLKGEMEVN from the coding sequence ATGAAGGTATTCATCACCGGTGGAAGCGGATTGTTGGGGAGTAAGGTAGCTGAAATAGCTTTGGAAAGGGGATACAATGTTTATTCGGGATACAACAGTCACAAACCCGAATTTGGGGAGCCGGTTAAGTTCGATTTGGCTGATCCGAACAGTATTGTAAAAGTTATTGATGATGTTAGGCCGGATGTGATCATCCATTCTGCAGCACTTACGGATGTAGATAGATGCGAAACTGAGAAAGAATTAGCATATAAGATAAACGTCGAAGGGACTAAGATCGTTGCTGAAATGGCGAGAAAGCTTGGAGCCTTTTTGGTTTACATCTCAACGGACTACGTTTTTGACGGGGAAAGAGGGATGTACAAAGAAGAGGATGAAACAAATCCCATCAACTATTACGGCTACACGAAGCTTTTAGGCGAAAAATATTGTCAGGACTTTTGCATTGCAAGGACTTGCGTTATTTATGGGGCGAGACCGGCAAGCGGAAAGGCTAACTTCGCCTTGTGGCTGATCAACAAGCTTGAGAAGGGGGAATGCGTTAAGATAATCACGGATCAGTTCATTACTCCCACTCTAAATACAAATCTGGCGAAGATGCTGCTGGAAATTGCTGAAAGAGGGCTTAAGGAAGTTTTTCATTTAGCTGGAATCACGAGAGTTTCTAGGTTCGAATTTGCTAAGGAGATTGCCAGAGAGTTTGGGTTGGATGAAAGCCTTATAGTTCCTTCGAAGATGGATGAGATGAACTGGATTGCAAAGAGGCCGAGAGATTCATCCCTCGACGTTTCGAAAGCTGCAAGATATTTGAATGAAAAGCCCTACGATTTGAAGAAAGCTTTGAAGGTTTTGAAGGGCGAGATGGAGGTGAACTAA
- a CDS encoding dTDP-4-dehydrorhamnose 3,5-epimerase family protein, which yields MLPGIVIKPLKRFADERGFFTEIMRKDWEIFEDEIVQANLSITYPGIVRAWHKHERGQVDYFVCIKGAIKICAYDDKTQELAEIISTGDNPQIVRIPGHYWHGFKALGVEPAMLVYFVNRLYDYKNPDEVRRPWNDPTIVPKRINGREDDPRCNKPWDWFYPPHK from the coding sequence ATGCTTCCCGGTATAGTTATCAAGCCATTGAAGAGGTTTGCGGATGAGAGGGGATTTTTCACAGAGATAATGCGCAAGGACTGGGAGATATTCGAAGATGAGATAGTTCAGGCAAATCTATCGATTACATATCCAGGAATTGTCAGGGCTTGGCACAAGCACGAAAGGGGGCAGGTAGATTACTTCGTCTGCATAAAAGGTGCTATCAAGATCTGTGCTTACGACGATAAAACTCAGGAATTGGCCGAAATAATATCTACTGGGGATAATCCGCAGATAGTTAGGATTCCTGGACACTACTGGCACGGTTTTAAAGCTTTGGGAGTCGAACCGGCTATGCTCGTTTACTTCGTCAACAGACTCTACGATTACAAGAATCCTGACGAGGTAAGAAGGCCTTGGAACGATCCCACGATAGTTCCTAAGAGGATCAACGGCAGAGAGGACGATCCCCGCTGCAACAAACCTTGGGACTGGTTTTATCCTCCGCACAAATGA
- a CDS encoding glycosyltransferase family 2 protein — MKTVYAIVVNYENFEDTAECIESLLNQSYPCRILLVDNGSDVGIVEKLKIAFPQIEVLRLNENLGYAAGCNAGIRKVIDRSDYIFLVNNDVVLERDTLEKMIQEMERDDRIAACQPVVKYYGDDVVWSAGTQLFLGYPKLYLKNKRCEVGTLEPPFGLVGCAMLIRVSALKDVGLFDESLFMMHEETDWCIRAKKRGYKFLVCRSCAYHKVSKTIGLFSREYLYYIARNWLIVARKAGFRMFFYALITEPLRILYYFLKLKEKEKIRYYLEGLKDGILGVRGKYENDVRRR; from the coding sequence ATGAAGACAGTCTACGCGATAGTGGTAAACTACGAGAACTTTGAAGACACGGCGGAGTGCATAGAATCATTACTCAATCAGAGCTATCCTTGCAGGATTTTGCTCGTTGATAACGGATCGGATGTTGGCATAGTTGAAAAACTAAAGATTGCTTTTCCCCAGATTGAGGTTCTTAGGCTCAACGAGAACTTGGGATATGCTGCCGGTTGCAACGCTGGGATCAGGAAAGTTATCGATCGATCAGACTACATCTTCCTCGTAAACAACGATGTCGTTCTTGAAAGAGATACTCTGGAGAAGATGATTCAAGAGATGGAAAGGGATGACAGGATTGCGGCATGTCAACCAGTTGTGAAGTATTACGGAGATGACGTTGTGTGGTCTGCGGGCACTCAGCTATTCTTGGGATATCCGAAACTGTACCTGAAGAATAAGAGGTGCGAGGTCGGGACTCTCGAGCCGCCATTCGGTTTGGTTGGCTGTGCGATGCTGATTAGGGTTTCGGCTCTGAAGGATGTGGGACTCTTCGACGAATCGCTCTTCATGATGCACGAGGAGACGGACTGGTGTATAAGGGCGAAAAAGAGGGGTTACAAGTTTCTCGTTTGCAGGTCATGTGCTTATCACAAGGTGTCAAAAACTATCGGATTGTTCAGCAGGGAGTATCTCTACTATATAGCGAGGAACTGGCTCATCGTGGCGAGAAAGGCCGGATTTAGAATGTTCTTCTATGCACTGATCACGGAACCTCTCAGGATACTGTATTATTTTCTGAAGCTCAAGGAGAAGGAGAAGATTAGATATTATCTGGAAGGTTTGAAGGACGGGATTTTGGGTGTAAGGGGAAAGTATGAGAACGACGTTCGTCGTCGTTAA
- a CDS encoding glycosyltransferase family 2 protein, protein MRTTFVVVNYNGEKYIEKCIESILSQTCKKFRILVVDNASTDGSIQIIRNIADRSSKVEVIRNDENVGFAKAVNQALELIESGLIALVNNDVFLDSRWLEEMVKSARSDLRAGIFASRIYFLNGLINSTGHAIYRGLAVMERGFFERDLGQYDESCYVAGACAAAALYRRKLFEDIGFFDEDYFMYNEDVDLSLRAILRGWKIRYVPTAIAYHVHSASTGFLSDFSVYYNSRNWVWSVLKNAPRRILIKELPFFLLRNLTSVIYFCLNGKFTVIKSKIDAIKELGEVFKKREIVRRGKRFERFEEYIDGFGWKVLKNVWLSKAERCDNNIDKVRV, encoded by the coding sequence ATGAGAACGACGTTCGTCGTCGTTAACTACAACGGAGAAAAATATATTGAAAAATGCATAGAGTCCATACTATCTCAAACATGTAAAAAGTTCAGGATTCTCGTTGTGGACAACGCCTCGACAGACGGATCGATTCAAATAATAAGGAATATTGCGGACAGAAGCTCTAAGGTTGAGGTTATCAGGAATGATGAGAATGTCGGATTTGCCAAAGCAGTCAATCAGGCGCTGGAATTGATCGAAAGTGGCTTGATTGCTCTCGTCAACAACGATGTATTTTTGGATAGCAGATGGCTTGAAGAGATGGTAAAATCTGCTAGAAGCGATTTGAGGGCGGGAATTTTTGCCTCCAGGATCTATTTCTTGAACGGTTTGATAAACTCCACTGGGCATGCTATATATAGAGGGTTGGCTGTAATGGAAAGGGGGTTTTTTGAAAGGGATTTAGGGCAATACGATGAATCTTGCTACGTAGCTGGAGCATGCGCTGCAGCGGCTTTATACAGGAGAAAGCTGTTTGAAGATATTGGCTTTTTCGATGAAGATTACTTCATGTACAACGAGGATGTCGATTTAAGCTTGAGAGCTATTTTGCGAGGATGGAAGATAAGATATGTTCCCACAGCGATAGCATATCATGTTCATTCAGCTTCTACGGGATTCTTGTCAGATTTTTCCGTTTATTACAACAGCAGAAACTGGGTTTGGAGTGTTTTGAAGAATGCACCAAGGAGAATTTTAATTAAAGAATTGCCGTTTTTCTTGCTCAGAAACTTGACATCCGTTATATACTTCTGTCTCAACGGTAAATTTACGGTAATTAAATCTAAGATCGATGCAATAAAGGAGCTTGGAGAAGTCTTTAAAAAGAGGGAGATAGTTCGGAGGGGTAAAAGATTTGAACGATTTGAGGAATACATCGATGGCTTCGGCTGGAAGGTGTTGAAAAATGTTTGGCTATCTAAGGCAGAGAGATGTGATAATAACATTGACAAAGTACGAGTTTAA
- a CDS encoding ABC transporter permease: MFGYLRQRDVIITLTKYEFKLRYRGTVLGIGWSLLAPFLLAVVLYFVFRNVFRFVENFALYVLVGVFVFRFFSVATSVGMYSIISKANFVTKTNLSREILPLVTTLTYFFSSFIELLILIPIISIFGGEIGMYILLLPVIHIVYLIFVYGVNLYLSAITVYFRDLNQIWEVITNILFFASPIVYPIRVIPKEYVNIYMLNPLTRFIELYRDVMIYNTFSINDFVYVLISSLLVFTSGHIFFRRLQRKFGEVL; encoded by the coding sequence ATGTTTGGCTATCTAAGGCAGAGAGATGTGATAATAACATTGACAAAGTACGAGTTTAAGCTGAGATATCGAGGGACTGTGCTTGGAATCGGTTGGAGCTTGCTGGCTCCCTTCCTGTTAGCAGTTGTACTTTACTTTGTTTTCAGAAATGTTTTCAGATTCGTCGAAAACTTCGCTTTGTATGTCCTAGTAGGTGTATTCGTTTTTAGATTTTTTTCCGTAGCTACATCAGTGGGTATGTATTCAATAATAAGTAAGGCTAATTTTGTCACAAAAACGAATTTGAGTAGGGAGATTCTTCCGTTGGTTACTACTCTAACCTATTTTTTTAGTTCATTCATAGAACTCTTAATTTTAATACCAATAATATCGATATTTGGAGGCGAGATAGGTATGTACATTCTACTGCTCCCCGTCATACATATCGTGTATCTGATTTTTGTATATGGCGTTAATCTATATTTATCTGCTATTACAGTCTACTTTCGGGATTTAAATCAGATTTGGGAAGTAATAACCAACATACTGTTCTTTGCAAGCCCTATAGTGTATCCAATTAGAGTAATTCCAAAGGAGTATGTGAACATTTATATGCTTAATCCGCTGACGAGATTTATCGAACTTTATAGGGATGTTATGATATACAACACATTTTCGATCAACGATTTCGTATATGTTCTGATATCATCACTCCTCGTTTTCACAAGCGGGCACATATTCTTCAGGAGGCTACAGAGAAAGTTCGGAGAGGTGTTGTGA
- a CDS encoding ABC transporter ATP-binding protein has protein sequence MIKVERVSKKFKLPIEKRYTLFEEIVAFIRGKRDFVEFWALKDVTFNVKKGEIFGIMGPNGSGKSTLLKIIAGVLYPDSGKVEVRGKVTPILELGVGFNPELTAKENVYVYGVIMGLKKEEVKKKCDEIFRFAELERFKNMKLKNFSSGMYARLAFATAIATEPEILLIDEVLAVGDINFQRKCIEKIKELNENGTTIVVVSHSPEMIADICDRAMLLENGVVKAIGESKDIVGTYMKQYSSDGDI, from the coding sequence ATGATCAAAGTCGAAAGAGTATCTAAAAAATTTAAGCTTCCCATAGAGAAAAGATACACGTTGTTTGAAGAGATCGTCGCATTTATAAGGGGTAAAAGGGATTTTGTCGAGTTTTGGGCTTTGAAAGACGTAACATTCAACGTCAAAAAAGGAGAGATTTTTGGAATCATGGGTCCAAACGGTTCGGGAAAATCAACTTTACTGAAGATAATTGCAGGAGTTCTGTATCCAGATAGCGGAAAGGTTGAAGTTAGAGGTAAAGTCACACCTATACTTGAGCTTGGTGTTGGCTTTAATCCAGAATTAACGGCTAAGGAGAACGTTTACGTTTACGGAGTTATTATGGGATTGAAAAAGGAAGAGGTTAAAAAGAAGTGTGATGAGATATTCAGATTTGCCGAGCTGGAAAGGTTTAAAAATATGAAGCTTAAGAATTTTTCCTCGGGTATGTATGCTAGATTGGCGTTTGCGACAGCTATAGCCACAGAACCGGAGATACTGTTGATAGATGAAGTTTTGGCTGTGGGTGATATCAACTTTCAGAGGAAGTGTATTGAAAAGATTAAAGAGTTGAACGAAAATGGAACTACAATAGTTGTTGTCAGTCATAGTCCTGAAATGATAGCGGATATATGTGATAGGGCTATGTTACTTGAGAATGGAGTTGTAAAGGCTATTGGGGAATCCAAAGATATCGTAGGTACCTACATGAAACAGTACAGTAGTGATGGTGATATTTAA